Proteins encoded by one window of Actinomycetota bacterium:
- a CDS encoding alpha/beta hydrolase, with protein MSIGDIPGARREQIDCGDAVLSVQFMGPDDGEPVIMWHGFPEIGYSWRHQAAALADAGYRAIVPDLRGYGASDRPDGTEAYAFPKLVGDVVGLINAPGHGYAHLAGHDWGGSLCWATSALMPDKVRSLMIVNSPHPVASAECRQVPEQQQKSWYMLLFQFEGIAEEWLLKDDAANLGTFVFDTAAPGTFPPEERRIFKDALMQPGAMTAALEYYRANIPPGNWLKPPPDLPPITVPTTIMWADADAYMSPLLLERSITKVEGPLEVVMLEGVSHWAQQEAPGLVTAAMLDHLARVG; from the coding sequence TTGAGCATCGGTGACATCCCCGGCGCGCGCCGCGAGCAGATCGACTGCGGCGACGCCGTGCTGTCGGTGCAGTTCATGGGTCCCGACGACGGCGAGCCGGTGATCATGTGGCACGGCTTCCCCGAGATCGGCTACTCGTGGCGCCACCAGGCCGCGGCGCTGGCCGACGCCGGCTACCGCGCCATCGTTCCCGACCTGCGCGGCTACGGCGCCAGCGACCGCCCCGATGGCACCGAGGCCTATGCCTTCCCCAAGCTGGTGGGCGACGTCGTGGGGCTCATCAACGCCCCGGGCCACGGCTACGCCCACCTGGCGGGCCACGACTGGGGCGGCAGCCTGTGCTGGGCCACGTCGGCGCTCATGCCCGACAAGGTGCGGTCGCTGATGATCGTGAACAGCCCGCACCCGGTGGCGAGCGCCGAGTGCCGGCAGGTGCCCGAGCAGCAGCAGAAAAGCTGGTACATGCTGCTGTTCCAGTTCGAGGGCATCGCCGAGGAGTGGCTGCTCAAGGATGATGCCGCCAACCTCGGGACCTTCGTGTTCGACACCGCGGCCCCGGGCACGTTCCCGCCGGAGGAGCGCCGCATCTTCAAGGACGCCCTCATGCAGCCCGGCGCCATGACGGCCGCGCTCGAGTACTACCGCGCCAACATCCCGCCCGGGAACTGGCTGAAGCCCCCGCCCGACCTGCCGCCCATCACGGTGCCCACCACCATCATGTGGGCCGACGCCGACGCCTACATGAGCCCGCTGCTTCTCGAGCGATCGATCACCAAGGTGGAGGGCCCCCTCGAGGTGGTCATGCTCGAGGGCGTGAGCCACTGGGCCCAGCAGGAAGCGCCGGGCCTGGTGACCGCGGCGATGCTGGATCACCTGGCCAGGGTGGGCTGA
- a CDS encoding D-alanine--D-alanine ligase, translating into MGHAARLHRHHGAAGQGARAPGGIRARRGGVPRRPRQEQHAPQFLERARGGHHRGHRATRRGHRRGHRAARGPEPRQPVSRVAVLRGGPSLEREVSLRSGTNVELALGRLGHEVIPLDADAHMVRALREARPEVVFVALHGRGGEDGTVQEILEILKIPYTGSGVLASERAMDKVVSKALFRGADIPTPHGYAFSKEAFSKMGAADALPEIQQSLGLPLCVKPARQGSALGISIVREPGDLGGAILNAMGFDDRVLMERFVPGRELAVSVVMANDPWALPLIEAVPLGHDFYDFEARYTPGETELRAPRDLDEATAQDAAAVSIAAARTLECRGIARVDLILDDEGRLWVLEVNTIPGMTDTSLLPKAAEVAGIGFDRVVADMLELAALDT; encoded by the coding sequence GTGGGCCACGCTGCCCGACTTCATCGACACCACGGCGCTGCAGGCCAAGGCGCTCGAGCGCCAGGTGGCATTCGTGCCCGGCGAGGGGGCGTTCCTCGACGGCCGCGGCAGGAACAGCATGCGCCTCAATTTCTCGAGCGTGCCCGAGGCGGTCATCACCGAGGGCATCGGGCGACTCGGCGAGGTCATCGGCGAGGTCATCGCGCTGCACGAGGCCCTGAACCCCGGCAGCCGGTGAGCCGGGTCGCCGTCCTCAGGGGCGGTCCGTCGCTGGAGCGCGAGGTGTCGCTGCGCTCGGGCACCAACGTGGAGCTCGCCCTCGGGCGCCTGGGGCATGAGGTCATCCCCCTCGATGCTGACGCCCACATGGTGCGGGCGCTGCGCGAGGCCCGGCCCGAGGTGGTCTTCGTCGCCCTGCACGGGCGCGGTGGCGAGGACGGCACCGTGCAGGAGATCCTCGAGATCCTGAAGATCCCCTACACCGGGTCGGGGGTGCTGGCCAGCGAGCGGGCGATGGACAAGGTGGTGTCGAAGGCGCTGTTCCGGGGCGCCGACATCCCCACGCCGCATGGCTACGCCTTCTCGAAGGAGGCCTTCAGCAAGATGGGCGCCGCCGACGCCCTGCCGGAGATCCAGCAGTCGCTCGGCCTGCCCCTGTGCGTCAAGCCCGCGCGGCAGGGGTCGGCGTTGGGCATATCGATCGTGCGCGAACCGGGCGACCTGGGCGGGGCCATCCTCAATGCCATGGGCTTCGACGACCGCGTGCTGATGGAGCGATTCGTGCCGGGGCGCGAACTGGCCGTGAGCGTGGTGATGGCGAACGACCCCTGGGCGCTGCCGCTGATCGAGGCGGTGCCCCTCGGCCACGACTTCTACGACTTCGAGGCCCGCTACACCCCGGGGGAGACCGAGCTGCGCGCGCCACGCGACCTCGACGAGGCCACGGCGCAGGACGCCGCCGCGGTGAGTATCGCGGCGGCCCGCACCCTGGAGTGCCGGGGCATCGCCCGCGTTGACCTGATCCTCGATGACGAGGGGCGCCTGTGGGTGCTGGAGGTCAACACCATCCCGGGGATGACCGACACCAGCCTGCTGCCCAAGGCCGCCGAGGTGGCCGGCATCGGCTTCGATCGCGTGGTGGCCGACATGCTCGAGCTCGCCGCGCTCGATACCTGA
- a CDS encoding PLP-dependent aminotransferase family protein, which produces MSTSDVTDNPGTGAPVPPQTPLVGPADAARYESRFSALASGTTSSVMRDLMAITEKADIISLAGGLPDTETFPREIYDEIVGQIGTDFLASSLQYGPTDGMGELREQIAKVMADEGARVRVDDIMITTGGQQAIDLSIRTFVDRGDTVLAEGPTYPGAAPCFTAYGADVTHVPMDDDGMREDLFEEAYERLAAEGRPPKILYTVPNFQNPAGVTMSLERRERLMEFAHRVGLLIIEDNPYGQIRFEGDPLPTLYELDDGAGWVVYLGTFSKILVPGMRVGWAVSPPQVLRKMNLGKQAADLCSSTYNQRFVAEYLKRYDYREHVARVCELYRGRRDAMLDALAARFPAEATWTRPRGGLFVWATLPDFIDTTALQAKALERQVAFVPGEGAFLDGRGRNSMRLNFSSVPEAVITEGIGRLGEVIGEVIALHEALNPGSR; this is translated from the coding sequence ATGAGCACGAGTGACGTGACCGACAATCCGGGCACAGGGGCTCCGGTCCCGCCGCAGACGCCGCTGGTCGGTCCCGCCGACGCGGCCCGGTACGAGTCGCGGTTCTCGGCGCTGGCGTCGGGCACCACGTCGTCGGTGATGCGCGACCTCATGGCGATCACCGAGAAGGCCGACATCATCTCGCTGGCCGGCGGCCTGCCCGACACCGAGACCTTCCCGCGCGAGATCTACGACGAGATCGTCGGCCAGATCGGCACCGACTTCCTGGCGTCGTCGCTGCAGTACGGCCCCACCGATGGCATGGGCGAACTGCGCGAGCAGATCGCCAAGGTGATGGCCGACGAGGGCGCGCGCGTCCGCGTGGACGACATCATGATCACCACGGGCGGCCAGCAGGCGATCGACCTCAGCATCCGCACGTTCGTCGACCGCGGCGACACCGTGCTGGCCGAGGGGCCCACGTATCCGGGCGCCGCCCCGTGCTTCACCGCGTATGGCGCCGACGTGACCCACGTGCCGATGGACGACGACGGCATGCGCGAGGACCTCTTCGAAGAAGCCTACGAGCGCCTGGCGGCCGAGGGCCGCCCGCCGAAGATCCTCTACACCGTCCCGAACTTCCAGAATCCGGCCGGCGTGACCATGTCGCTCGAGCGCCGGGAGCGCCTGATGGAGTTCGCCCACCGGGTGGGCCTGCTCATCATCGAGGACAACCCCTACGGGCAGATCCGCTTCGAGGGCGATCCGCTCCCCACGCTGTACGAGCTCGACGACGGCGCGGGCTGGGTGGTGTACCTCGGCACGTTCTCGAAGATCCTGGTCCCCGGCATGCGCGTGGGGTGGGCGGTGTCGCCGCCGCAGGTGCTGCGCAAGATGAACCTGGGCAAGCAGGCCGCCGATCTGTGCTCGAGCACCTATAACCAACGGTTCGTCGCCGAGTACCTCAAGCGCTACGACTACCGCGAGCACGTGGCGCGGGTGTGCGAGCTCTACCGCGGCCGGCGCGACGCCATGCTCGACGCCCTCGCGGCGCGGTTCCCCGCCGAGGCCACCTGGACCCGCCCGCGCGGCGGGCTGTTCGTGTGGGCCACGCTGCCCGACTTCATCGACACCACGGCGCTGCAGGCCAAGGCGCTCGAGCGCCAGGTGGCATTCGTGCCCGGCGAGGGGGCGTTCCTCGACGGCCGCGGCAGGAACAGCATGCGCCTCAATTTCTCGAGCGTGCCCGAGGCGGTCATCACCGAGGGCATCGGGCGACTCGGCGAGGTCATCGGCGAGGTCATCGCGCTGCACGAGGCCCTGAACCCCGGCAGCCGGTGA
- a CDS encoding GtrA family protein: MGVRRAQRNGAGALIASPTVPADKTSASARFPLALLRIPDLRRVPRADWMQLLRFLAVGASGYVVNLLVFWISTTAGAHYIPAAIIAFAVAWLNNFLLNRHWTFRRADKAIVAQGVRYLLVCLVALGANLLVLHVLVDAGLVELHSQAIAIVLVTPLNYLLSRRWSFR; this comes from the coding sequence ATGGGGGTGAGACGAGCGCAGCGGAACGGCGCCGGGGCTCTGATAGCCTCGCCCACCGTGCCGGCAGACAAGACATCCGCCAGCGCGCGCTTCCCGCTCGCGCTCCTGCGCATCCCGGACCTGCGCCGGGTCCCGCGGGCCGACTGGATGCAGTTGTTGCGGTTCCTCGCCGTTGGCGCGTCGGGCTACGTGGTCAACCTGCTGGTGTTCTGGATCTCCACCACCGCCGGGGCCCACTACATCCCGGCGGCCATCATCGCCTTCGCGGTCGCGTGGCTCAACAACTTCCTGCTCAACCGCCACTGGACGTTCCGCCGCGCCGACAAGGCCATAGTGGCCCAGGGCGTGCGTTACCTGCTCGTCTGCCTTGTGGCACTGGGCGCCAACCTGCTCGTCCTTCACGTGCTCGTTGACGCCGGGCTCGTCGAGCTCCACTCGCAGGCCATCGCGATCGTTCTGGTCACGCCGCTGAACTACCTGCTCAGCCGGCGCTGGTCCTTCCGCTAG
- a CDS encoding DUF2029 domain-containing protein: protein MAPRRALAATLLAVAFALVMPMAGGAQQRPSAGLAITTPSEALAAVDGVLDGLAKGAADLQRKAGSNVPGRSGTDAGGAGGSTGTSTMPSYTPALTKNEAIAIAEADIDLRDWLDDNPIRRTAAEFQSKDKRWKVSFVGGPKEAEVVEAEVYVGDEEGNIAEVRTGPQVAWMMARGYEGAFGRAVNRWRIWIPLCVVFLLVLLPITRPRSLLSWRTLDLLVLLSFTVSWAWFNQGDISTSVPLQYPPLIYLLARMAWITVRRARLRRLVDGDAGEANPGDSHRSVTVTLSAPGSAPGAPSAAPSGAPSAPSSPRGPRTPGLPGWMPTWLLVTVLVVLIALRWGLNGLNSNVIDVGYAGVIGSDLILDGQTPYGNFPEGCGQCDTYGPLTYIAYMPFEAAMPYTGKWDDLPAAHGAATLFDGLTLLALLVLGWRLAGRKMGLTFAIAWAAFPFTAFTLSSNSNDALISACLAWGLVLAARPLGRGVMIGLGVAAKIVPAILVPLWARHPFPRADRAAGPRRLAVYIGGLAIAALLTGWVLFLDGTEGIQRFWSRTVGYQAERESPFSIWGQFEWLRPVHIAVGALVVLAALLVMRWPRRLDIVQWAAISAALIIGFELVLTHWFYLYIPWFLPMIILVVVPLWPDPDPESAISPGRLLRRLRGMRYGGAK, encoded by the coding sequence GTGGCCCCACGTCGCGCCCTCGCCGCCACGCTGCTGGCGGTCGCGTTCGCGCTGGTCATGCCCATGGCGGGCGGCGCACAGCAGCGGCCCAGCGCCGGACTGGCGATCACCACGCCATCGGAGGCGCTCGCCGCCGTTGACGGCGTGCTGGACGGCCTGGCGAAGGGCGCCGCCGACCTGCAGCGCAAGGCCGGATCGAATGTCCCGGGCCGCTCAGGCACGGATGCGGGGGGTGCGGGCGGCAGCACGGGCACCAGCACCATGCCCTCGTACACGCCTGCGCTCACGAAGAACGAGGCCATCGCCATCGCGGAGGCCGATATCGACCTGCGGGACTGGCTGGATGACAACCCCATCCGCCGGACGGCCGCGGAGTTCCAGTCGAAGGACAAGCGGTGGAAGGTGTCGTTCGTGGGCGGGCCCAAGGAGGCCGAGGTGGTGGAGGCCGAGGTGTACGTGGGCGATGAGGAGGGCAACATCGCCGAGGTGCGCACCGGCCCGCAGGTGGCCTGGATGATGGCCCGCGGCTACGAGGGCGCGTTCGGGCGGGCGGTGAACCGCTGGCGCATCTGGATTCCCCTGTGCGTGGTGTTCCTGCTCGTGCTGCTGCCCATCACCCGCCCGCGCAGCCTGCTGTCGTGGCGCACCCTCGACCTGCTGGTGCTGCTGTCGTTCACGGTGTCGTGGGCGTGGTTCAACCAGGGTGACATCTCCACCTCGGTGCCCCTGCAGTACCCGCCGCTCATCTACCTGCTCGCGCGCATGGCCTGGATCACCGTGCGGCGGGCGAGGTTGCGGCGGCTGGTGGATGGTGACGCCGGTGAGGCCAACCCCGGTGACAGTCACCGTTCGGTGACAGTCACCCTGTCCGCGCCCGGTTCGGCTCCTGGTGCGCCGTCCGCGGCGCCGTCTGGTGCGCCGTCCGCGCCCTCCTCCCCGCGCGGGCCCCGCACTCCCGGGCTGCCCGGGTGGATGCCCACGTGGCTGCTGGTGACGGTGCTCGTGGTGCTCATCGCGCTGCGGTGGGGGCTCAATGGGCTGAACAGCAACGTGATCGACGTCGGGTATGCCGGGGTGATCGGCAGCGACCTGATCCTCGACGGCCAGACGCCCTACGGCAACTTCCCCGAGGGGTGCGGCCAGTGCGACACCTACGGGCCGCTCACTTACATCGCCTACATGCCCTTCGAGGCCGCGATGCCCTACACGGGCAAGTGGGATGACCTACCGGCGGCGCACGGGGCCGCCACGCTGTTCGACGGGCTCACACTGCTCGCGCTGCTGGTCCTCGGATGGCGACTCGCCGGGCGCAAGATGGGCCTCACCTTCGCCATCGCGTGGGCGGCGTTCCCCTTCACGGCGTTCACCCTGTCGAGCAATTCCAACGACGCGCTCATATCGGCGTGCCTCGCATGGGGGCTCGTGCTGGCCGCACGACCGCTCGGGCGCGGCGTGATGATCGGCCTGGGCGTGGCCGCAAAGATCGTGCCCGCAATCCTCGTGCCGCTGTGGGCGCGCCACCCATTCCCGCGCGCCGACCGGGCGGCGGGACCCCGGCGCCTCGCCGTGTACATCGGCGGGCTGGCCATCGCCGCGCTGCTCACCGGCTGGGTGCTGTTCCTCGATGGCACCGAGGGCATACAGCGCTTCTGGTCGCGCACGGTCGGCTACCAGGCCGAGCGCGAGTCGCCATTCTCCATCTGGGGACAGTTCGAGTGGCTGCGCCCCGTGCACATCGCCGTGGGGGCGCTGGTAGTACTCGCCGCGCTGCTGGTGATGCGCTGGCCGCGCCGCCTCGACATCGTGCAGTGGGCGGCCATTTCGGCCGCGCTCATCATCGGCTTCGAGCTGGTGCTCACCCACTGGTTCTACCTGTACATCCCGTGGTTCCTGCCGATGATCATCCTCGTGGTGGTGCCCCTCTGGCCCGACCCCGATCCCGAGTCCGCGATTTCCCCGGGCCGGCTTCTCCGCAGGCTGCGGGGCATGCGATACGGGGGCGCCAAGTGA
- a CDS encoding DUF2029 domain-containing protein encodes MSRRADIERLLPWLLSLLAVLVWVGPMQWVSASVPQISDIPTYEAAYSQMAAGNLPYLDFSLEYPPGAAVIFWAAGVLPGDYGVGFSFLMMVALVLTVIPVTLTARALGLSLWRQAAAGGITALIPLLLGGLVGTRFDLALAALIAWMLWAVVTDRMTTAWVLLALAVLVKLIPLAFIPVLVIVHVRRHGGQQALRSGLIGLAVLAVLAVPVAILAPSGLWDSLAYHLDRPLQLESTGAAYLMGMRLLADVPLAVETSFGSQGLAGGAPDLMALISTIVLVVLVLAIALTVLRLLVVQPPSADSAIFIAGIAATSLALLVAGKVLSPQFLVWIVPSAVLIGGRFGWASAWVAALAMLLTQAYFPGSYWRLVALQDQEMALLVLRDAVLIALLALVWPRRGMEAPLRDAPGRQARQRPAPNLER; translated from the coding sequence GTGAGCCGCCGCGCGGACATCGAGCGACTGCTGCCGTGGCTGCTGTCGCTGCTCGCGGTGCTCGTATGGGTGGGACCCATGCAGTGGGTATCGGCGAGCGTGCCGCAGATCTCCGACATCCCCACCTACGAGGCCGCCTACAGCCAGATGGCCGCGGGCAACCTGCCCTATCTCGACTTCTCGCTCGAGTACCCGCCCGGGGCGGCGGTGATCTTCTGGGCCGCCGGCGTGCTGCCGGGCGATTACGGCGTGGGCTTCTCGTTCCTGATGATGGTGGCGCTGGTGCTCACGGTGATCCCCGTCACCCTCACCGCCCGCGCGCTGGGGCTGAGCCTGTGGCGCCAGGCGGCCGCCGGCGGAATCACCGCGCTCATCCCGCTGCTGCTGGGAGGCCTGGTGGGCACGCGCTTCGATCTGGCGCTGGCGGCGCTGATCGCCTGGATGCTCTGGGCGGTGGTGACCGATCGCATGACCACCGCGTGGGTGCTGCTGGCGCTCGCCGTGCTGGTGAAGCTCATACCCCTGGCGTTCATCCCCGTGCTGGTGATCGTGCACGTGCGCAGGCACGGCGGGCAGCAGGCGCTGCGAAGCGGGCTCATCGGGCTCGCGGTTCTGGCGGTGCTGGCGGTGCCCGTGGCGATACTCGCGCCCAGCGGGCTGTGGGACAGCCTGGCGTATCACCTCGACCGACCCCTGCAGCTGGAGTCCACCGGGGCGGCGTACCTGATGGGCATGCGCCTGCTCGCCGACGTTCCCCTGGCGGTGGAGACCTCATTCGGATCGCAGGGGCTGGCGGGGGGCGCGCCCGACCTCATGGCGCTCATCTCCACCATCGTGCTTGTGGTGCTGGTGCTGGCCATCGCGCTCACGGTGCTCAGGCTGCTGGTGGTGCAGCCACCGTCTGCCGACTCGGCCATCTTCATCGCGGGCATCGCGGCCACGAGCCTGGCGCTGTTGGTGGCGGGCAAGGTGCTCTCGCCGCAGTTCCTGGTGTGGATCGTGCCCTCGGCGGTGCTCATCGGAGGACGCTTCGGCTGGGCGTCGGCGTGGGTGGCGGCGCTGGCCATGCTGCTCACCCAGGCGTACTTCCCGGGCTCGTACTGGAGGCTGGTGGCGCTGCAAGACCAGGAGATGGCGCTGCTGGTGCTGCGCGACGCCGTGCTCATCGCCCTGCTGGCCCTCGTGTGGCCGCGCCGGGGCATGGAAGCCCCGTTGCGCGATGCCCCGGGTCGGCAGGCCCGGCAACGACCCGCGCCGAACCTTGAACGGTGA
- a CDS encoding polysaccharide deacetylase family protein, with protein sequence MAQGTGIAAAAAMALAGAPVLASATPPAPGASPTAPVSPIAPGSTSTTPVNPSVTPVQVVVQVPAVQAITVRIIRVYTAQVVGTLGPVNAMAGPTTIPWSGGRGPGGTGQPVADGQYRFEGLAADGLTVLPATPAAVTVDMTAPKPVVDVPAPTIPASRRTSLPLRPGGADEVRAIVRRPGDGAPLASGPWVAATDALALPKALARRGIIGTVEVSAEGRDAAGNTGTGDPVIWALQPAAGAPMVVRRIKTKKPLVALTVDDGYGPSESVRMIEAARAAGVTVTFCFNAINGRVWSASFRQMLREAVKDGSLEICNHGYAHNTSESTSASAGTADLSRNKPWDDIAGVASGPFYRPPYGAFGPGLRAAAQATGYRYVLMWDVDTNDWQGPSASVITQRAVGGARRGSIILMHTKPNTAAAFPDIIRGLKRKGLEPVGLGELFAAGRPG encoded by the coding sequence ATGGCGCAGGGAACGGGCATCGCTGCAGCCGCCGCCATGGCGCTGGCCGGCGCGCCCGTGCTGGCCAGCGCCACGCCGCCCGCGCCGGGCGCATCGCCCACCGCGCCGGTATCGCCCATCGCGCCGGGATCCACCTCCACTACGCCCGTGAATCCCTCCGTCACCCCCGTGCAGGTGGTGGTGCAGGTGCCCGCCGTGCAGGCCATCACCGTGCGCATCATCCGCGTGTACACCGCCCAGGTGGTGGGCACCCTCGGGCCGGTGAACGCCATGGCCGGGCCCACCACCATCCCGTGGTCGGGCGGGCGCGGCCCCGGCGGCACGGGGCAGCCGGTGGCCGACGGCCAGTACCGCTTCGAGGGCCTCGCGGCCGACGGCCTGACGGTGCTGCCCGCCACGCCGGCGGCGGTCACCGTGGACATGACGGCGCCCAAGCCCGTGGTCGACGTTCCGGCCCCGACGATCCCGGCGAGCAGGCGCACGTCGCTACCCCTTCGCCCCGGCGGTGCGGACGAGGTGCGCGCCATCGTGCGCAGGCCCGGCGATGGCGCCCCGCTGGCGTCCGGCCCATGGGTGGCGGCCACCGACGCCCTGGCCCTGCCGAAGGCACTGGCACGGCGGGGCATCATCGGCACGGTGGAGGTATCGGCCGAGGGCCGTGACGCCGCAGGCAACACGGGCACGGGCGACCCGGTGATCTGGGCACTGCAACCTGCTGCGGGTGCGCCGATGGTGGTGCGCCGCATCAAGACGAAGAAGCCGCTCGTGGCCCTGACGGTGGACGATGGCTACGGCCCCTCGGAATCAGTGCGGATGATCGAGGCCGCGCGCGCGGCAGGGGTGACTGTCACCTTCTGCTTCAACGCCATCAACGGCCGCGTGTGGAGCGCGTCGTTTCGCCAGATGCTGCGCGAGGCCGTGAAGGACGGCAGCCTGGAGATCTGCAACCACGGCTACGCGCACAACACCAGCGAGAGCACCAGCGCATCGGCCGGAACGGCTGACCTCAGCCGCAACAAGCCCTGGGACGACATCGCGGGGGTGGCATCCGGGCCCTTCTACCGCCCGCCCTACGGCGCGTTCGGGCCCGGCCTCCGCGCGGCGGCCCAGGCCACCGGATACCGTTACGTGCTCATGTGGGACGTCGACACCAACGACTGGCAGGGCCCGAGCGCGTCGGTCATCACCCAGCGCGCGGTGGGCGGGGCGCGTCGCGGGTCGATCATCCTCATGCACACCAAGCCGAATACCGCGGCTGCCTTCCCGGACATCATCCGTGGCCTCAAGCGCAAGGGGCTCGAGCCCGTGGGCCTCGGCGAGCTGTTCGCCGCCGGCCGCCCCGGCTAG
- a CDS encoding FAD-binding protein has product MPRLPSRTSSVASSARGSSPWASASCSPPAAPARPGQHVTSERVLTRRQAITAAGGVLLAASAAGIPGVAAAGRVGARVHVVGAGLAGLSCAARLVQAGVDVRVWEARDRLGGRTLTDLDLVQGGWVECGGEFIDAEHAAMRRLCAGFGIALQDLQQLDAPGSARDLVAGRVYRGAWASAPDARLANRAARDLRSMGEARLDRMSAAAWLARAVSGWPSSAFARYRAALVRSEFGVDPSALSALWLVADLATDADAQEDQDGAERYRIEGGTVRLVTALERSIGAERITRGARLVTVTTSRSGVTLVLDGPDGRRTEQGDRVVITLPPRVLPGVDMRRSGVPRGVVQGIEAIGMGTNAKLIIPFERAAWEGAGWNGDGTSDTVLGSTWQATMGQRARGVALTTLVAGALGARISGPDHGPATPWSVDERLALVSRIAPGSADAARPGAVVHAWARDPFARGSYSAARPAQDATWPDLAQPYGVVHFAGEHADPEYSGYMEGAVRSGQRAARQVIAAL; this is encoded by the coding sequence ATACCGCGGCTGCCTTCCCGGACATCATCCGTGGCCTCAAGCGCAAGGGGCTCGAGCCCGTGGGCCTCGGCGAGCTGTTCGCCGCCGGCCGCCCCGGCTAGGCCCGGGCAGCACGTGACCTCGGAGAGGGTGCTCACCCGCAGGCAGGCCATCACCGCCGCGGGGGGAGTGCTGCTGGCAGCATCGGCCGCGGGCATTCCCGGCGTGGCGGCGGCGGGCCGGGTCGGTGCGCGGGTGCACGTGGTGGGCGCCGGGCTGGCGGGGCTTTCGTGCGCCGCGCGACTGGTGCAGGCGGGCGTCGACGTGCGGGTGTGGGAGGCCCGCGATCGCCTTGGCGGGCGCACGCTCACCGACCTCGACCTGGTGCAGGGCGGCTGGGTGGAATGCGGCGGGGAGTTCATCGATGCCGAGCACGCGGCCATGCGGCGCCTGTGCGCCGGGTTCGGCATCGCCCTTCAGGACCTCCAGCAGCTGGACGCCCCCGGCAGCGCGCGCGACCTGGTGGCGGGCAGGGTGTACCGGGGGGCGTGGGCATCGGCACCCGACGCCCGTCTGGCCAACCGTGCGGCCCGCGACCTTCGCAGCATGGGCGAGGCGCGCCTCGACCGCATGAGCGCGGCGGCATGGCTTGCCCGCGCCGTTTCCGGCTGGCCGTCGAGTGCCTTCGCCCGCTACCGGGCGGCACTGGTGCGCAGCGAGTTCGGGGTGGACCCCTCCGCCCTCTCGGCCCTGTGGCTGGTCGCCGACCTGGCGACCGATGCCGACGCGCAGGAAGACCAGGACGGCGCCGAGCGCTACCGCATCGAGGGCGGCACGGTGCGGCTGGTCACGGCGCTCGAGCGATCGATCGGCGCCGAGCGCATCACGCGCGGCGCCCGCCTGGTGACAGTCACCACGTCGCGCAGCGGCGTCACCCTCGTGCTCGATGGCCCCGATGGCCGTCGCACCGAGCAGGGCGACCGCGTGGTCATCACGCTGCCCCCGCGCGTGCTGCCGGGCGTGGACATGCGCCGGTCGGGGGTGCCGCGCGGCGTGGTGCAGGGCATCGAGGCGATCGGCATGGGCACCAACGCCAAGTTGATCATCCCGTTCGAGCGGGCCGCATGGGAAGGAGCGGGCTGGAACGGCGACGGCACCAGCGACACCGTGCTCGGCAGCACATGGCAGGCCACCATGGGGCAGCGCGCACGGGGCGTGGCGCTTACCACGCTGGTGGCCGGGGCGCTGGGTGCGCGCATCAGCGGCCCGGACCATGGCCCAGCCACCCCGTGGTCGGTGGATGAGCGCCTGGCGCTCGTGAGTCGCATCGCGCCCGGATCGGCCGACGCCGCCCGCCCGGGCGCGGTGGTGCACGCCTGGGCGCGCGACCCATTCGCACGCGGCTCGTACTCAGCCGCGCGCCCGGCTCAGGATGCCACGTGGCCCGACCTCGCGCAGCCCTATGGCGTGGTGCATTTCGCAGGCGAGCACGCCGACCCCGAGTACTCGGGCTACATGGAGGGTGCCGTGCGCTCGGGGCAGCGCGCGGCGCGTCAGGTGATCGCCGCCCTGTAG